From a region of the Podospora pseudopauciseta strain CBS 411.78 chromosome 7 map unlocalized CBS411.78m_7, whole genome shotgun sequence genome:
- a CDS encoding uncharacterized protein (COG:S; EggNog:ENOG503P7JD) produces MDSSFTDDEKRFVLAEIIKASRMDVGVLVNLIRSHDIQPDWLSMQLPRGRNVNQCIHAAEAMFNAPMPPPLISPLKRKSFGDVSDQLPKRQALASPSEPPPHGSPYHATPAFAQHHVNIHHPNGQPTVALAPNPNTVPASAPTPYPGPPRRRGRPPKSENRSGHWQITTSYPNITPAPIAPAPAPAPASAPQPSSPSFRAQAPIAPAPAPTSAPAQAATSAPQPNSPSFRVQPYNNRYSMPAGPLDSKSGKKLLPEIAPRPTHGTSGLEQPARSPTRPVSEYQDRREDIHRLPPPQAQGPPRHPMRDPPLLPPPQSPRSHPHPPPHHIMDASRPRETPPPTPMEPVKHESHLPPPPTKT; encoded by the exons ATGGACTCCTCCTTTACTGACGACGAAAAG CGCTTCGTTCTTGCCGAAATCATCAAGGCCAGCCGTATGGATGTTGGTGTTCTCGTCAACCTAATCAGGTCGCACGATATTCAGCCCGACTGGTTGTCGATGCAGCTCCCTCGTG GTCGAAATGTGAACCAGTGTATTCATGCGGCGGAGGCCATGTTCAACGCCCCGATGCCTCCGCCTTTGATATCACCCTTGAAGCGAAAGTCGTTTGGCGATGTCAGTGATCAGCTTCCAAAGAGACAGGCGCTTGCGTCCCCTAGCGAACCTCCACCTCACGGATCGCCCTACCATGCGACGCCAGCCTTTGCGCAGCATCACGTCAACATCCATCATCCTAACGGGCAACCGACTGTTGCCCTTGCTCCTAATCCGAACACCGTCCCTGCCTCGGCGCCGACCCCATATCCAGGGCCTCCTCGCAGACGTGGGCGGCCTCCAAAGTCAGAAAACCGATCGGGTCACTGGCAGATCACGACTTCTTATCCAAACATCACCCCAGCGCCTATCGCACCTGCTCCGGCTCCAGCCCCAGCTTCAGCGCCCCAGCCAAGCAGTCCAAGCTTCCGAGCCCAAGCACCGATAGCTCCAGCTCCGGCTCCAACTTCAGCTCCAGCACAAGCCGCGACCTCGGCACCACAGCCAAACAGCCCGAGCTTCCGCGTACAGCCGTATAATAATCGATACTCGATGCCTGCCGGGCCTCTGGATTCAAAATCTGGAAAGAAGCTCTTGCCCGAGATAGCCCCTCGTCCAACGCATGGCACTTCGGGGTTGGAACAACCTGCCAGATCGCCCACAAGGCCGGTATCAGAATATCAAGATCGGAGGGAAGACATACACCGactgccaccaccgcaagCTCAAGGGCCCCCAAGACACCCGATGCGGGATCCTCCactgctgccaccaccacagagCCCACGCTCGCATCCTCATCCGCCACCACACCACATAATGGACGCTTCACGACCACGagagacaccaccaccgacgccCATGGAGCCGGTAAAGCACGAGAGCCATTTACCGCCACCGCCCACGAAGACATGA
- the RAD23 gene encoding UV excision repair protein rad23 (BUSCO:EOG09264CST; EggNog:ENOG503NWKD; COG:L): MKVNFKDLKQQKFTIEFEPTDLISTVKQKLSEDHGWDPALQKLIYSGKILKDEDTIESCKIEEKGFVVCMVSKPKAPKPASAAESSSVVPATPAQAAPASTPAPPAAPAQVSNAASAAPATPSPNRTSGAPNDSSALAMGEQRAQAIANMEAMGFERSQIDAAMRAAFFNPERAVEYLLTVWHSRERSTTNSCPARGSCHPPAPAAASPAPAPAGEAAGDLEGENLFDLAARAGGARSGSGGAAAAGASAQDLGNLSWLRQNAQFQQLRQVVQQQPGMLEQILQQLSAGNPQLAQTIAQNPEQFLQLLSEHGDDDAPLPPGAHQISVTEEERDAIERLTRLGFSQDQAIQAYFACEKNEELAANFLFDQPDDDDDDMGGTGTH, translated from the exons ATGAAGGTCAATTTCAAG GACCTCAAGCAGCAGAAGTTCACCATCGAGTTTGAGCCCACCGATCTC ATCTCGACGGTGAAGCAGAAGCTCTCTGAGGACCATGGCTGGGATCCTGCGCTCCAAAAGCTCATCTATTCAG GCAAGATTCTGAAGGATGAGGATACCATCGAATCTTGCAAGATCGAGGAGAAGGGCTTTGTTGTTTGTATGGTGAGCAAG CCCAAGGCGCCCAAGCCAGCTTCTGCCGCCGAGTCTTCTTCCGTCGTCCCGGCCACACCTGCTCAAGCCGCCCCGGCATCTACCCCAGCGCCCCCAGCTGCCCCAGCTCAAGTATCAAATGCCGCCTCAGCTGCTCCTGCCACCCCCAGCCCAAATCGGACTAGTGGTGCCCCCAACGACTCGAGTGCTCTCGCTATGGGAGAGCAGCGTGCGCAGGCTATTGCCAACATGGAGGCCATGGGTTTCGAGCGATCCCAGATCGACGCTGCTATGCGtgccgccttcttcaaccccgaGCGTGCGGTTGAGTACTTGTTGACGGTAT GGCATTCCCGAGAACGTTCAACAACAAACAGCTGCCCAGCGCGTGGGTCATGCCATCCCCCCgcccctgctgctgcgagcCCCGCCCCTGCGCCTGCTGGTGAGGCTGCTGGTGACCTTGAAGGAGAAAATTTGTTTGACCTTGCTGCTCGTGCTGGTGGTGCCCGCAGCGGAAGTGGTggagctgctgccgccggaGCGAGCGCGCAAGATCTTGGCAACCTAAGCTGGCTTAGACAGAACGCACAGTTCCAACAGCTTCGCCAAGTcgtccaacaacagcccggCATGCTTGAGCAGATTCTTCAGCAGCTCAGTGCTGGTAACCCACAACTCGCCCAGACGATCGCCCAGAACCCCGAGCAGTTCCTCCAGTTGCTTAGCGAGCACGGTGATGACGATGCGCCGCTCCCTCCTGGAGCCCACCAGATTTCGGTCACAGAGGAGGAGCGTGACGCCATTGAGCGGTTGACTCGGCTAGGATTCAGCCAGGACCAGGCCATCCAGGCGTATTTTGCCTGCGAGAAAAACGAGGAGTTGGCTGCGAACTTCTTGTTCGACCAGcccgatgacgatgatgatgacatgGGCGGCACCGGTACTCACTAA
- the FYV10 gene encoding GID complex subunit containing RING finger motif (COG:S; BUSCO:EOG09261O7R; EggNog:ENOG503NUTP), with protein MSGACPYRSLSVPARQRTPTPDLLVTSTTTFPLPTLPATSSYPHTRRGTWEANKTMADHGASKINHDNHLLLDQPLLRLPYELLRKNIRSAHYHIEWDTNAVKDLLKETATNSINQKASKQDVVNNLDQMLARMRGLKRKLSTYAEEENRLYRQSTARVAHLRELSDVHTVEDVKYEAWSRQRLDRLVVDYMLRHGYNKSANALAEERNMLGLVDIDTFVAMSKIRQSLENGSVQEALVWCNENKKELRKMQSKLEFELRCQQYIELNRSSSPKLEAINHAKKHIMPFSKTYPTEVSHIAGLLAYRADTPHEPYASLYSSARWKKLADLFTDAHLKLLGLPQFPLLHIALSSGLSALKTPACHSSQQNQSHQGQKSHKSATPGPGQGEEQESRSHGTASLQTSVCPICSTELNALARNVPYAHHSKSHLLEHDLMLLPNGRVYGKAQLDEYAEKSRLAAGEVKDLVTGEKFREDELKKVFIT; from the exons ATGAGTGGGGCATGTCCCTATCGGTCTTTATCGGTCCCAGCCCGTCAACGAACACCAACTCCCGACCTGCTCGTGACAAGCACAACCACATTTCCATTGCCAACTCTTCCAGCAACTTCATCATATCCACATACCCGGAGAGGCACGTGGGAAGCAAACAAAACCATGGCCGATCACGGCGCCTCCAAGATTAAccacgacaaccacctcctcctg gaccaacccctcctccgacTTCCATACGAGCTACTACGCAAGAATATCCGATCGGCGCACTATCATATCGAGTGGGATACGAATGCTGTCAAGGACCTGCTCAAAGAGACCGCCACCAACTCCATCAACCAGAAAGCATCCAAACAAGATGTCGTCAACAACCTTGACCAGATGCTGGCTAGAATGCGCGGTCTCAAGAGGAAGTTAAGCACCTATGCCGAAGAGGAAAATCGCTTGTACCGCCAGTCGACCGCCAGGGTCGCACACCTTCGAGAGCTATCCGACGTGCACACCGTCGAAGATGTCAAATACGAAGCCTGGTCACGTCAGCGTCTTGACCGCTTGGTAGTCGACTACATGCTTCGACACGGCTACAATAAGTCCGCCAACGCCCTTGCCGAGGAGAGAAACATGCTCGGGCTAGTCGACATTGATACATTTGTTGCCATGAGCAAGATCCGGCAATCTCTCGAGAACGGCAGTGTGCAGGAGGCACTCGTTTGGTGCAACGAAAACAAGAAAGAGCTTCGCAAGATGCAATCGAAGCTCGAGTTTGAACTACGTTGCCAACAATACATCGAACTCAACCGCAGCTCTTCCCCCAAGCTGGAGGCTATTAACCATGCCAAGAAGCACATTATGCCCTTTAGCAAGACCTACCCAACAGAGGTCAGCCACATCGCTGGCTTATTAGCTTACCGCGCTGACACGCCTCACGAACCCTATGCCTCTCTCTACAGCTCAGCTCGATGGAAAAAGCTTGCCGATTTGTTCACCGACGCCCACCTTAAGCTGCTCGGCCTTCCTCAGTTTCCGCTTTTGCACATTGCTTTGTCGTCTGGCCTTTCAGCCCTCAAAACGCCAGCTTgccacagcagccaacaGAACCAGAGCCACCAAGGGCAAAAATCACACAAGTCAGCTACGCCGGGCCCGGGGCAAGGTGAGGAGCAAGAATCACGAAGTCATGGCACGGCAAGTCTACAAACGAGCGTCTGCCCAATCTGCTCGACTGAGCTCAACGCCCTGGCTCGTAACGTACCATATGCCCATCACAGCAAGAGTCATTTGCTGGAACATGACTTGATGTTGCTGCCAAACGGGAGGGTGTACGGCAAGGCGCAGCTCGACGAATATGCGGAAAAGTCACGGCTAGCCGCGGGAGAAGTCAAGGACCTGGTAACGGGAGAGAAATTTAGGGAGGACGAGTTGAAGAAGGTTTTCATCACTTGA
- the CBF1 gene encoding basic helix-loop-helix protein (BUSCO:EOG09263P17; EggNog:ENOG503P143; COG:K): MAATVGIEQQHTDLSEITTSPGHKRKRNTESISPDSRRSKRPAPPATMNVTDSEAQAFLENTAVSIAQAAHDQVNVDDFSVLAQATADHAEEPGDANNATSTAAAALNMYPSLHVPQPTEETFVNQQTSEPQHDENAFNMSGPHPDGLPAMPRAVNMHPQLQNGVQQVQQVQQVQQVPQEQRYTPASNPKPAVGSEEWHKMRKDNHKEVERRRRETINEGINELAKIVPGCEKNKGSILQRAVSFITQLKENETQNIEKWTLEKLLTEQAIAELSQSNDKLKFELDRALRELELWKSVAQNAGLKIPQNDERNASS; encoded by the exons ATGGCCGCGACAGTAGGAATCGAGCAACAACACACTGATCTCAGCGAGATCACTACTTCTCCTGGTCACAAGCGGAAGCGGAATACCGAGTCGATATCTCCAGACTCGCGCCGTAGCAAACGACCAGCACCGCCTGCCACTATGAATGTCACCGACTCGGAGGCCCAGGCCTTCCTCGAGAACACGGCGGTGAGCATCGCCCAAGCCGCACACGACCAGGTCAATGTGGATGACTTCAGTGTGCTCGCTCAAGCGACTGCAGATCATGCCGAAGAGCCCGGCGATGCCAACAATGCTACTagcactgctgctgccgctctGAACATGTACCCTTCTCTGCATGTTCCGCAACCCACGGAAGAAACCTTTGTCAACCAGCAGACTTCGGAACCTCAGCATGATGAGAATGCCTTCAACATGTCCGGCCCCCACCCGGATGGCCTTCCCGCCATGCCACGCGCGGTAAACATGCACCCACAGTTGCAGAACGGTGTCCAGCAGGTGCAGCAAGTACAACAGGTTCAACAGGTTCCGCAGGAGCAGCGCTACACTCCTGCGTCCAACCCCAAGCCGGCCGTCGGATCAGAAGAATGGCACAAGATGCGTAAGGACAATCATAAAGAAG TGGAACGTCGCCGTCGTGAGACGATCAACGAGGGCATCAacgagctggccaagattgTGCCCGGATGCGAAAAGAATAAGGGCTCTATCCTTCAACGGGCAGTCTCATTCATCACCCAGCTCAAAGAGAACGAAACTCAAAACATTGAGAAATGGACTCTGGAGAAGCTGCTCACAGAACAGGCCATCGCCGAGCTCAGCCAGTCGAACGATAAGCTCAAGTTTGAACTCGACCGCGCCCTTCGGGAACTGGAATTATGGAAGAGTGTAGCACAAAATGCCGGTCTCAAAATCCCACAGAATGACGAACGCAACGCCAGCAGTTAG
- a CDS encoding uncharacterized protein (COG:S; EggNog:ENOG503P7WR) → MYPTRILRSALPQLGDEKPNITGFSMKKFLANTKKPRYDPWERNEAWRYTGRFSRFNRYRNTLPGFGTAVVAFTAYCVYEQLFLKKDEHHHGEEHH, encoded by the exons ATGTATCCCACAAG AATACTCCGCTccgccctcccccagcttgGGGACGAGAAGCCAAACATCACCGGCTTCTCCATGAAGAAGTTCCTCGCCAATACAAAGAAGCCCCGTTACGACCCCTGGGAGAGAAA TGAGGCTTGGCGATACACCGGCCGCTTCAGCCGATTCAACAGATACAGGAACACCCTCCCCGGGTTCGGTACTGCCGTCGTCGCTTTCACAGCCTACTGCGTCTACGAGCAGCTCTTCTTGAAGAAGGATGAGCACCACCACGGCGAGGAGCACCACTGA
- a CDS encoding uncharacterized protein (EggNog:ENOG503P3SI) yields MVIPRSLPAVLGVISILPTAAILAIHSILARSREDRAPAVRTTAIIAAILEATVLAAVTGLTCAHIGPWSARWAKFNGLLFGAGLFLCTVTAAVSVANMICLSKVDEDSESTILGSGATGFLVGSSVVLGLAFATQLVFLVFHFVAGRVRGPQIKVTVHKDQDRSRSPPRVKSIAYHETSPSLVSGKARGSASFEKTPPGSSAGRSTAETISSFRSSLSNVVRPISSKTRLLSQRGGRPASLDLPSFHEQTRTTEEGFDSWDTSAVDPQNRQTVLESSSPPLGRFLETIPASPTTSRSPSPGTPLDLLEPPSRTRRRSRTLSPAPSRVSQAQRTAFTQHSTQSESHIHPLFRSDSPIPPPPIVTPGTVVVAAPNGGQILSDRQSIRSIKSLRRMRSGSLPGVPSPLSRQGSVESFHRKPDTHSPEIREEDEYLTPEGTTPVLETERKMTPPIPDWILSAGSRTSLTTYHSRKIHLPCSSEEASGGAAPSPQ; encoded by the coding sequence ATGGTAATCCCTCGCTCCCTTCCGGCTGTGCTGGGCGTCATTTCGATTCTGCCGACCGCGGCTATCCTGGCGATACACAGCATCCTTGCTCGATCACGGGAAGACCGGGCTCCTGCGGTCAGAACCACGGCCATCATTGCCGCCATCCTCGAAGCCACTGTTCTTGCCGCCGTCACCGGTCTTACCTGCGCGCATATCGGCCCTTGGTCAGCACGATGGGCGAAATTCAACGGGCTGTTGTTCGGGGCAGGCTTGTTCTTATGCACAGTCACTGCCGCTGTGTCAGTGGCCAACATGATCTGCCTGAGcaaggttgatgaggattcTGAGAGCACAATTCTGGGCTCTGGCGCGACAGGCTTCCTGGTTGGTTCATCGGTCGTCCTCGGCCTTGCGTTCGCAACACAGCTTGTTTTCTTGGTCTTCCACTTTGTTGCTGGGAGAGTTCGAGGGCCACAGATAAAGGTGACTGTACACAAGGACCAGGACCGAAGCAGATCGCCTCCCCGGGTGAAATCCATTGCCTACCACGAGACCAGCCCAAGTCTTGTTTCTGGGAAAGCCCGCGGCAGCGCATCATTCGAGAAGACACCGCCTGGATCCAGTGCCGGACGCTCGACAGCAGAGACGATAAGCTCCTTTCGAAGCTCGCTATCAAACGTGGTCCGgcccatctcctccaagacTCGTTTGCTGTCTCAACGAGGGGGCCGTCCAGCCTCGTTAGACCTCCCATCATTCCACGAACAGACAAGAACGACGGAGGAAGGGTTCGATTCATGGGATACATCGGCGGTTGATCCACAAAACCGACAAACCGTCTTGGAATCGTCTTCACCACCGCTGGGCCGTTTCCTCGAGACAATACCGGCTAGCCCCACCACCAGTCGAAGTCCGAGCCCTGGCACACCGTTAGACCTCTTGGAGCCCCCTTCTCGCACCAGAAGACGAAGCCGAACATTGAGTCCAGCCCCAAGCAGAGTGTCCCAGGCACAGCGGACAGCTTTTACACAACATTCTACCCAGAGCGAGTCTCACATCCACCCGCTCTTCAGATCCGATTCGCCtattcctccaccacccatcgTAACACCAGGGActgttgtggttgctgcACCAAACGGGGGACAGATCCTCAGCGATAGGCAAAGCATCCGAAGTATCAAGAGTCTCCGTCGAATGCGAAGCGGGAGTCTTCCAGGCGTTCCAAGCCCATTGAGTCGGCAAGGGTCCGTTGAATCTTTCCACCGCAAACCTGATACCCACTCACCAGAGATtcgtgaggaggatgaataCCTGACCCCCGAGGGGACGACACCGGTGCTGGAGACGGAGCGGAAGATGACACCGCCAATTCCTGATTGGATTCTGTCTGCCGGGTCTCGGACGAGCCTGACCACCTACCACAGCCGGAAGATCCATCTTCCATGCTCAAGTGAAGAAGCTTCTGGTGGCGCTGCACCCAGCCCGCAGTAG
- the SET2 gene encoding histone methyltransferase set2 (EggNog:ENOG503NU70; COG:K; BUSCO:EOG09261B14): MGEDARALGPVLEGRIEERPRVNGVRLRKEDSTDSASPNNSKMDSRGTSMSPDDTKSAGETAATPDHASAPKLSRKSSQKPVRSPPTLFDHLPDVTAQACSTFQVINDCLYGSRNMGSSDHDALDCDCTEEWRNDENHACGEDSDCINRATKIECVDGDCNCGPGCQNQRFQRKQYADVSVIKTDKKGFGLRANRNLQPNDFIFEYIGEVINEPTFRNRMIKYDREGIKHFYFMSLTKSEFVDATKKGNLGRFCNHSCNPNCYVDKWVVGEKLRMGIFAGRPIRAGEELVFNYNVDRYGADPQPCYCGEQNCVGFIGGKTQTERATKLSLATIEALGIEDSGDSWDTTVAKKPRRKKVTEDDEDYVNSFQPKSLDEDGVNKVMATLMQCKEKWIAVKLLTRLQATEDEQLRHRVVRMHGYQILKTTLNSYKDDTNVVLQVLDILYDLPRITKNKIADSNIEAAIQPLTTSTHEEVAFQANRLLEEWSKLSTAYRIPRKEKDAAAHATSNPFEERRNMDRDEPHKHANNSLANLNIPTGPRNKVPQRNVGFFNGQRPPRKLPSNLPEGWHVTTDNTGRYYFYDVNGKVQWQRPTAPAVSAPKTSTKAQQGQKAVQDIIDSLTKEITPRHSATHTPQRSSTPTTEPKKEKWRSLPIEKQMKIYENTLFPHVKYVVEKFHGKLPKEDLKKFAREVNKKLVSSDYKNNRVEDPTHISSKQEKKVKKYVRDFFDRAVVKYKEQQKAKGNNKSTDSDKPSASLNDLGDSSAPSPVQDDITPLSQPSSPSSPVGGRKRKRDDDDDDDVVEGEEASQSPQDDNMSETPSVKRLKEEDGDGDMIPSPPPPPPPPVDTPLSEEQRAMREQEEELRRENEEAQRMEEENIQNNNHKNGQHMDVDMEEADGDDDKPLEHREQRGAQEVMSH; the protein is encoded by the exons ATGGGGGAAGACGCTCGCGCTTTAGGACCGGTGCTGGAAGGCAGGATTGAGGAAAGGCCGAGGGTCAATGGCGTTAGGTTACGAAAGGAGGATTCGACCGACTCGGCTTCCCCGAACAACTCCAAGATGGATTCGCGAGGCACCAGTATGTCGCCCGACGACACAAAGTCTGCAGGAGAGACTGCAGCGACTCCAGATCACGCCTCTGCCCCGAAGCTGTCTCGCAAGTCGTCTCAGAAGCCCGTTCGAAGTCCACCTACCTTGTTCGACCACCTGCCAGATGTCACAGCCCAAGCATGCAGCACGTTTCAGGTCATCAACGACTGTCTTTATGGCTCGAGGAATATGGGCTCGTCGGATCACGACGCGCTGGATTGCGACTGTACCGAAGAATGGC GAAATGATGAAAACCACGCTTGTGGCGAGGATTCCGACTGCATCAACCGCGCGACCAAAATTGAGTGCGTAGATGGAGACTGCAACTGCGGGCCGGGCTGTCAAAACCAGCGGTTTCAGCGCAAGCAGTATGCCGATGTTTCGGTCATCAAGACTGACAAGAAGGGGTTCGGCCTGCGGGCGAACCGGAACCTGCAGCCAAACGACTTCATTTTCGAGTACATTGGCGAGGTCATCAATGAGCCGACGTTCCGGAACCGGATGATCAAGTACGACCGCGAGGGCATCAAGCACTTTTACTTCATGTCGCTCACCAAGAGCGAGTTTGTCGATGCCACTAAGAAGGGCAACTTGGGCCGGTTCTGCAACCATTCGTGCAATCCCAACTGTTATGTCGACAagtgggtggtgggcgaGAAGCTGCGCATGGGCATTTTTGCCGGCCGCCCCATTCGCGCCGGTGAGGAGCTCGTGTTCAACTACAATGTCGACCGCTACGGCGCCGACCCCCAGCCATGTTACTGCGGTGAGCAAAACTGCGTCGGCTTCATCGGCGGCAAGACGCAGACAGAGCGTGCGACCAAACTGTCTCTTGCCACGATTGAGGCCCTCGGTATCGAGGACAGTGGCGACAGCTGGGACACCACCGTTGCCAAGAAGCCTCGCAGGAAGAAGGTCaccgaagacgacgaggactATGTCAACAGCTTCCAGCCGAAATCCcttgatgaagatggcgtcAACAAGGTCATGGCCACTCTGATGCAGTGCAAGGAGAAGTGGATTGCTGTCAAGCTGCTTACCCGCCTTCAGGCCACAGAAGACGAGCAGCTTCGCCATAGAGTGGTGAGGATGCACGGCTACCAGATTCTCAAAACGACACTCAACTCGTACAAAGACGACACCAATGTCGTCCTGCAGGTTCTCGATATCCTCTACGACTTGCCGCGcatcaccaagaacaagatcGCCGACTCCAACATCGAGGCAGCCATCCAGCCCCTGACCACTTCGACTCATGAAGAGGTTGCCTTCCAGGCCAACAGGCTGCTCGAGGAATGGAGTAAGCTCTCGACAGCGTACCGTATTCCTcgcaaggaaaaggatgCCGCAGCTCATGCGACTTCTAACCCATTTGAGGAGCGTCGCAACATGGATCGCGACGAGCCTCACAAGCACGCCAACAACTCCCTGGCCAACCTGAACATTCCGACGGGCCCGCGCAATAAGGTACCGCAAAGGAACGTCGGTTTCTTCAATGGCCAACGTCCACCACGGAAGCTGCCCAGCAATCTGCCCGAGGGCTGGCACGTCACCACGGACAACACAGGCCGGTATTACTTTTACGATGTCAATGGCAAAGTCCAGTGGCAGCGGCCCACCGCGCCGGCGGTTTCCGCTCCCAAAACTTCGACCAAAGCCCAGCAGGGCCAGAAGGCCGTGCAGGATATCATTGACAGCTTGACTAAGGAGATCACGCCAAGACATTCGGCCACACATACCCCCCAGCGGTCTAGCACCCCGACCACCGAacccaagaaggagaagtgGCGTTCTCTCCCAATCGAGAAACAGATGAAGATCTACGAGAACACC CTTTTCCCTCACGTCAAGTACGTGGTCGAGAAATTCCACGGCAAGCTCCCCAAGGAGGACCTCAAGAAGTTTGCCCGCGAAGTCAACAAGAAGCTAGTCTCTTCCGATTACAAGAACAACCGCGTTGAGGACCCCACTCATATCTCCTCCaaacaagagaaaaaggtCAAGAAGTACGTCCGTGACTTTTTTGACCGCGCCGTTGTCAAATATAAGGAACAGCAAAAGGCCAAGGGCAACAACAAATCTACCGACTCGGACAAGCCCTCGGCTTCGTTAAATGACCTGGGAGACAGCTCTGCCCCATCACCGGTCCAAGACGACATTACACCCCTTTCTCAACCTAGCTCCCCTAGCTCCCCCGTTGGTGGTCGCAAAAGGAAGcgcgacgatgatgatgatgatgatgttgttgaaggcGAGGAGGCTTCTCAGTCACCGCAGGATGATAACATGTCGGAGACGCCTTCGGTGAAGCggctcaaggaggaggatggggatggggacaTGATACCTagccctccaccgccgccgccgccgccggtggaTACGCCCCTTAGTGAAGAGCAACGGGCCATgcgggagcaggaggaggagctgaggagggagaatgaggaggcgcagaggatggaggaggagaatatTCAGAATAATAACCACAAGAACGGACAGCATATGGATGTTGATATGGAAGAggctgatggtgatgatgataagcCGCTTGAGCATAGGGAACAGAGGGGAGCACAGGAGGTCATGAGCCACTAG
- the UGA1 gene encoding 4-aminobutyrate transaminase (COG:E; EggNog:ENOG503NWIR) gives MMASRALRGRSSLLRSVPSSATRAAVPLEARRRFSCSTRKMSSFYSSWEPEGPSVKTEIPGPKAKAEIAELNEVFDTRSLNMLTDYYKSAGNYIADPDGNILLDVYAQIASIPVGYNNPSLIKAAQSPQMIQGLINRPALGNFPPHDWADVLKAGILKVAPKGLNQVFTAMAGSDANETAYKAAFMYRRQQERGGAHVEFTEEEISSAMLNQSPGASQNLSILSFKTGFHGRLFGSLSTTRSKPIHKLDIPAFDWPQATFPKLKYPLDQHVKENEAAEKAALDEVEHLIKNYHVPPCAVVVEPIQSEGGDNHASPAFFRGLREITKRNNILLIVDEVQTGVGATGKFWAHEHWDLPTPPDMVTFSKKAQTAGYYFGNPELRPNKPYRQFNTWMGDPARALLFKGIIEEIEKFGLVERTAKLVEALERVIKSLQ, from the exons ATGATGGCATCCAGAGCCCTGAGGGGGCGCAGCTCTCTTCTGCGGTCTGTTCCGTCTTCCGCTACCAGAGCTGCTGTTCCTCTCGAGGCCCGTCGCCGGTTCTCTTGCTCTACCCGCAAGATGTCCTCTTTCTACTCATCATGGGAGCCTGAGGGTCCCTCGGTCAAGACTGAGATCCCCGGCCCCAAGGCTAAAGCCGAGATTGCTGAGCTCAACGAGGTGTTTGACACCCGCAGCTTGAACATGCTGACGGACTACTACAAGAGCGCGGGTAACTACATTGCCGACCCGGATGGAAACATCTTGCTGGATGT CTACGCTCAAATCGCCTCCATCCCCGTAGGctacaacaacccctccctcatcaaaGCAGCCCAATCCCCCCAAATGATCCAAGGCCTCATCAACCGCCCCGCTCTAGGCAACTTCCCCCCTCACGACTGGGCCGACGTGCTCAAAGCAGGCATCTTGAAAGTAGCCCCCAAAGGCCTCAACCAAGTCTTCACCGCCATGGCAGGCTCCGACGCAAACGAGACCGCCTACAAGGCAGCGTTCATGTACCGCCGCCAGCAAGAGCGCGGCGGCGCCCATGTCGAGTTcacagaggaggagatctCTTCCGCCATGCTGAACCAATCCCCCGGCGCCTCGCAgaacctctccatcttgtCCTTCAAGACCGGTTTCCACGGCAGATTGTTTGGGTCCCTCTCCACAACGAGATCAAAGCCAATCCACAAGCTCGACATCCCCGCCTTTGACTGGCCGCAGGCGACGTTTCCCAAGTTGAAGTACCCGCTTGATCAGCACGTCAAGGAGAATGAGGCCGCGGAGAAGGCCGCGCTGGATGAGGTGGAACACCTGATCAAGAACTACCACGTCCCCCCTtgcgcggtggtggttgagccGATCCAGTCTGAAGGAGGGGATAACCACGCCTCGCCTGCGTTTTTCCGCGGTTTGAGGGAGATTACCAAGAGAAACAATATTTTGCTGATTGTGGACGAAGTCCAGACTGGCGTGGGAGCAACCGGCAAGTTTTGGGCGCACGAACACTGGGATTTGCCGACGCCTCCGGATATGGTTACCTTTAGCAAGAAGGCGCAGACGGCGGGGTATTACTTTGGGAATCCGGAGCTGAGGCCGAACAAGCCGTATAGGCAGTTTAATACTTGGATGGGGGACCCGGCGAGGGCGTTGCTTTTCAAGGGGATCATTGAGGAGATTGAAAAGTTTGGGCTGGTGGAGCGGACGGCAAAG TTGGTTGAGgcgttggagagggtgattAAGAGTCTGCAGTAG